ATCGTGCTGGAACCACCGTCTATGGCCAGTGAGGCCTCTCTCAGGCTGGCTTTTGTTCCTTCAGCTGAATTCTTAGAGGGACACTACCCTAGGGAGGTTACAGTTGGACCTAACAGAAAGACCCTCTGCAAAGCTTCCTGGGATACGTGCTGCCCCGCAATGAACAGCGGGGCACAACACAAGCAGGTGGGATGCAGAGTTCGGGAGCATGGGGGTGCGAGTGAGGCGCGGCCGGGCGGCGGAGGAGGGCCACAGGGAGGACCGCAGGGCAGCGGCGGCGGAGGAGGGCCACAGGGAGGACCGCAGGGCAGCGGCGGCGGAGGAGGGCCACAGGGAGGACCGCAGGGCAGCGGCGGCGGAGGAGGGCCACAGGGAGGACCGCAGGGCAGCGGCGGCGGAGGAGGGCCACAGGGAGGACCGCAGGGCAGCGGCGGCGGAGGACGACGCCGGGGAAGACACTGCAGCCCCGGAGGAGGAGATCGGCGGCGCGCTTACGGTCCGCAGGATCCGCTTCTTCAGCCTGCGGGCTCGCGTGCACTTCACGAAGGCTCTGGTCACCGCCCTGACGGCCAGCCGGTAGCAGCGGTTCTTCCTCCCACGAAAGTGCTAGGGCGAGGACGGGAAACGGGGGTGAGGCGGCGGCGGTGGGCGCCCCGGCCCGCGGCCCCGCCGCCCAGGCGGGCGTGCTTACCCGCGCGTGCTTCAGCACCTCCTGGACGCGAAAGTAGCGGTCGGTGACGCGGTTCCGCAGCCAGAGCCGCGTCGTGAGGAAAACCATGGCGGGCAGCCGGCGCAGGACTGCACCCACAGGCGCTTCCGGGTCCGCGGCGCCGAGGACTTCCGGTGCGCCTCGTGCCTTCCGGGGCGCCTCCGCGCTCGCTTTCTGGGTTCCGCGGTGCGCggccatccccccacccccgggaGCAGCCCACCTCCGGTCGTGGCGACGGCCTGCCACGGCCAGCGATGCAGGCGGTGCGCGCTGAAGGGGTAGCCCGCTTCGACTTGCCACCCTTGACCttctgggtttggcttatttcgcttagcctGATGGCCTCaagttctattcattttcctgcaaaccaCTTCATTTTTTATGGTGACAAAATACAGACTGCATAAGCCGGGCGCAGTCCGCGTGGGTCGTGACAGTCCCGACAGACACCAGCCACCGTGATCCCGGCCACCCCGTAGGCCAAGGCGGGAGGATCGCAAGCTCGCGGCCATCccgggcaacttggcaagatgctgtctcaaaacataaaataagaagggctggggatgcagttcagtggacAAGTGCCCCTGGCCCAGTCGCcagtcaaaaacaaaaacaaaaatactgaacTGGGAGTGTATGATTTctctgtagcttttttttttttttttttttttggtactgctgggaattgaacccagggccttgcgcatgcaaggcaagcagtctaccaactgagctacatcaccagcccattttgttatttttttacatggatatagtttttttctttctttctttctttctttttttttttttttttaagaaagagtgcgagagagagagagaattttttaatatttattttttagtggacacaacatctttgtttgtatgtgatgctgaggatcgaactcctgccgcaggcatgccaggccagcgcgctaccgcttgagccacatccccagcccccactagtttttttttttgattgtttgttttctttgtattgtagatggacaacatgcctttatttatttgcttactttttgtatgtggtgctgaggatcgaacccaaggttTGAtcctgctaggtgagcgctctactgctctTACAAACctcttgtagttgtagatggagagcatgacttttattttatttgtttatttttatgtggtgctgaggcttgaacccagtgcctcacacgtgtgaggcaagcactctgccactgtgccccagcccagccctgtcaTGTTTGTTTTAGTATGGATGTGGAATATCTCTTCAGCCTGTCTTGTCTTTCCTGACCCTGGGATTCCTGAAGAGAACAGACTGTTCTGCAGCATCTCCCTTGATCTGAGTCTTTTCCTGGTGATCCAAATCGGTCTGTACTTTTTTGGCAGAACGCCATGAAGTCCTATTGCATCCTGATCACTCCCTGATGTTGGGAGACTGAGACCCTCTCTGTCCCACTTGGTGATATCTGCTTTTTGGCTCATGTTTGGGAGGCTTCTCCACTGTGTCCACATTTGTAACTGGCAAGTGACTTGGGAAGAAATACTTTGTGTGTTCCAGGCCTTCTGGTAAGCAGATGTGGAGTTAAGTGAGCATTTGAGGTGTGCACCTGATGCCTGCAGAAGGACTCATGACTGGGCGCCTCTGTTGAAGCATATTGCTAACCCAGTGGTGCTGAAGCAGAGACAGGCAGATAGAGAAGCCCTGTATCTGGTGAAGATGGCCAGTCCCTGGTGCCCATCTGTGCTCAGCATCCCAGCTGAGAAAATTGTGCCCCTAGCTGAAATGCAACTGTGGGCTTGCAGCACAGCGGCAGACATGGTGGAAATCTGAGCAGCGCCCTCCGCGGCCGTGACCTTCTGAGATAAGGCAGATTTCCCATCCCTCCTTGATCTTGAACTCACTCATCTAAGTATCCATTGGTGATTTTCTAATCTATCACCTGTACCATATTAACTTGGCCTTCTATATCCTTTGGGGATATAGTTTTAAGAAGAGTTAAAGCAGGActgggatagagctcagttggtagagtgcttgccttgcatgtacaagaccctgggttcaatccccagcaccaaaaaaaaaaaaaaaaaaaaaaaaattaaagggggccatggttgtggctcagtggtagagcaatcacctagcatgcatgaggccctgggttccatcctcaacaccacataaaaatacataaataaaataaaagtattgtgtctgtctacaactaaaaaaaaatgttttaaaaaatgaagaagaagaagaagaagggctggggatgtggctcaagcggtagcgcactcacctggcatgcgtgcggcccggttcgagcctcagcaccacatacaaaacaaagatgttgtatccacccgccgataactaaaaaataaatattaaaattctctctctctcctctctcactctctcttaaaaaaaaaaaagaagaagaagaagaggaggaggaggagaaattgtTTAAAGGAatcggaggaggaggaggaggaattgtTTAAAGGAATCTGCCCCAAGGAGGTGTGTTTGAGTGAAGAAGGAAGAAACTGATGACACCCAGCAAGCCTCTGAGAGAAGAAAGCCCCAATGAGCACAAAGGACCAGAGTCAGGAGAGGAGAAGCCAAAGtgccagtgtggctggagcagtGCAGGTGCGTGTCCCCAGGTCAGCCTTATGAATGGGCCAGCAGTAGGCTGGAGGCCAGGCAATGATTGGGTAGGGCCTGGAAAGCCTCCTAACGGCTTTCACATTCCCCATTCTGCACTCATATAAACTTACCTTGAAACTGAGTGGCCCAAATGGTTGCAAACATCCAGCCGGTATGACAGACATTACCCCAGATGGGAGTCACTCAAGAATGCCTAGCAGCCaggcatggcagcacatgcatgtaatcccagtggctggggaggttgaggcaggaggatcacaagttcgaagccagcctcagcaatttactgaggctctaagcaactcagcaagaacctgtctctaaataaaatattttttaagagcgGGGAGCTGagggccttgggttccatctccagtacaaaaaagaaaaaaaagattgcattGCAAAAAGGGCATGTGAGATGAGGGAAGTTCTTGGGGCCGCCTGTAAAGCATATGATGGGCCACATTTGGGTTACTCTGGATAAAAAGAAGTCATTGGAGGACTCTTGAGCAGGGGAATACTGTTGTCCAATTTGTTAAGAAAGGCTGTTGTTTTGAGAATGGATTGCTTGGAGGCAGGGCTGAAGCAGGGAGACTAGTTGGACAGGGACTGGCCATGGCCACATTCCAGCAAGGGTGATGATGGCTTGGGCCAGAGACAGGGAGGAGGTGGAAAGCCTCCCGGCCCTGACTGTGTTCCTGAGACAGAGCCCTGCATGCAGGTTCATGCTGTGGCCTGAAAAGCCATCCTGCTCCAAGGGCTCCAGAGGTGCCATTTACCCCTTTCCACTACTCCGTCTTCTTGGAGACGAAAAGTCCTCTCATTCTCACACTGCCTCTCCTGAGCCTAACCTGCGTCactgctctttctccttcccactcACCTGATATCCAAGTCATCGGTGAGTCCAGTGCACAGAatctactttcttcctttctttttgtgtgtgtgtggtactgggattctctaccactgagccacatccccagccctttttattttttgaaacaggtcaAAGTTGTCcatgttggcctcaaacttgtcactaggattacagttctgcaccactgtgcccagttgttGGCCTCTGTCATCTCTTGCTGTCTTCCTCTCCCAACCCCTGGTAGGGTCATTTTGCATGGGGCACACACTCCTACTTATCTCCCTAAAGGCTTTCCATCACCCTGGGAGTAAAAACCAACAGCTTTCGTGGCCCCTAAGCACACAGAGTTGCTAATTTGGCACAACAACCCTTGCTTTTGGAAAATGAAGTCTGTTCTACAAAGCTGTtattaaaaaaccaaacaaaactaaGTGTGGATtatacatgtctgtaatcccagccactcaggaagctgaggtaggaagattgcaagtttaaggccagcctggacaatttatatatatcttttagttgtagatgaacaaacttgtttatttatatatttaaaaataaataaacaaaataaacctattttatttatttatttttatgtagtgctgaggatcaaaccaagggctctacacgtgctaggcaagcactctaccgctgagctataacctcagtcCCCTGCCttgacaatttaaaattattttttttaaagagagagacagatgggctggggatgtggctcaagcggcagcgcactcgcctggcatgcgtgcggcccgggttcgatcctcagcaccacataccaacaaagatgttgtgtccgccgagaactaaaaaataaataaaaaaaaaaagaagaagaaataaagagagagacagagagagagaatttttttttaatatttattttttagttatcggcagacacaacatctttgtatatggtgctgaggatcgaacccgggctgcaagcatgccaggcgagcgtgctaccgcttgggccacatccccagcccatgccttgaccattaaaaaaataaataaaaaaggtttagttgcagatagacacaatacctttattttatttatttattttttaaacgtgatgctgaggattgaacccagtgcctcatgcatgttaggcaagaactctaccactgagccacaaccccagcccagcctggacaactttttaaaaatatttttttagttataggtggacctttgttttatatatttatatgtgtgctgagaattgaacccagtgcctcatacatgctaggcaagcactctaccactgagccacaaacactGCCCCAACTTGGACAATttgacaagaccctgtctcaaaataaaaaggaagggctggccaggcatggtggtgcactcctgtaatcccagcagctcaggaggctgaggcaggaggatcacaagttcaaaaccagcctcagcaaaagcaatgcactaagcaactcagtgagaacctgtctctaaaataaaaataagagcagTGTGAAGAAGAAGAGGCGAGAACGACCCCGGACTGACCAAAGCCAGCCGCTGCATCCCCTGGTCCAGCGCCTGCATCCCACCTCCATCGCCACCATGCCCAAGAGAAAGGCTGAAGGGGATGTAAAGGAGATAAAGCCCAGGTGAAGGACAACCACAGAGAAGATCCGCAAGGCTGTCTGCTAACCTGCTCCTCCAAAGCCAGAGCCCAAGCCTAAAAAGGCCCCtgcaaagaagggagagaagtacccaaagggaaaaagggaaaagcTGACCCTGGCAAGGATGGGGATAACCCTGCAGAAGATGGAGATGCCCAAAGAGACCAGGCACAGACAGctgaggggctggagatgcaggGCAGTGTATGCCTTTCTGATAACTGTGGACTTCTGGTGGCTGTACagtttgaaatactattttttatcaagttttataaagatgcagaattttgttttactttttttttaagctatgttGTTAGCACACAGAAcacttcattgttgttttttgggggaaggaGCATATGTCACTAGCAGAATGTCTCCAAAGCTGGATTGCTGTGGGGAAACACACCTTTCCCTTCTAGTTTTGAGAGACTTCCTCTTGGTTCCCAAGAGGAAGGGATTCCCTGATGTTGGCACACACAGCCACCTCGGCACAAATGCCTTGTGGTATGGAAAAACTCAGACTCATCTGTAtgtcctcctccccctctctggCATCGGCATGGACTTAACTCCCCTAAACTCAGACCTGTTGGGACCTGATTCCCAGCAATGGGTTTCACCAGTGTGAGGGGCAATCTGGACTTTCCAGCGACATCATTGAGAATAGTGTCCCTCAGAAGAGCAGCAGCACCTTTTCTAGATTGTGGATCTTCAGATTAATAATTTTGGCCATTCTcctttcatttcctgaaagtcaGGTTCGGCTTGTGAAAAGTTGTTAAACATGCTAAATGTGAAAGGTCAACCCTCACTCTAAACTTCTCCTATTCAGAGCATCAAATGAAGACTTCATTGGATTTTATAGTGGCTTTCTGATTTTGGTAGTCTGTCTGCCTATGACCTGCCTGAAATACCATGATTGTTTATGAAATGTATCTTTAATAAAGATGGATACAGTTTggcttggaaaaaaataaaataaactacaaaataggcctagggatgtggttcactggttgagtgcccctgggttcaatccccagtacctaaataaataaataaaaactactttttgttattttgagacaggggatCACTctctttcccaggctggcctgaaacacCCAAACTCAAGcaggtctcctgcctcagcctcccaagtgctggcaCTACAGGATGTTATACCATGTCCAGCTGTACTTAACAACTGTCCCTATCTGTGTTATACCCATGGGAGTTCAAATTCACAGAAATGACAGAATGAAGACATGGAGAAGCAAATGATGTTGAAAGAAGACTTTGTTGTATTAGATTTTCCAGAGGTGGAAGTGTACCATGCCCTGGGGGCAAGCAAGGCACACAGGGAGCACCAGGCTCTGCTCCAGAGCCAGGGCGAGTGAAGGAAGGACAGGCCCTCGCTGAGTGCCCCCTGGAGGGGCAGAGCCTGGCACCCAGCTTAGAACTGGCTAGTCTGGATAACTCCAGTGGGCCCTGGCACAGATGGGCTGAGCCTGCTTGCCTGTACCTGGCCCTGGGCAGTGAGCAGGAAAACTGGCCTGGCCTGTGGGAATTCCTGAGGAGGTGGTACAGAGCAGGGGTGAAAGGGGTGATGGGAACAATTCTGCCATGAGTTTGGtcaatcaggaaaatacaaaatctaaGAAAATAGAATACCCCCATGCACGGGAACAGGTGAGGGGATGCCTCCATGGTGGACAGACAAGGGGAGACCATCAGGTTTGGTCAGACCTGTTGCTGTGACTCAGTCTTCACCCAAGAGTGGGAAGAAAGCTGAAACTGAGAGATGGGAACATTGAGGTCTGGCCAGAGGCCAGTGACCAAGTCTTACGTggctctctccccccacccccaagaacCTCTCATCTGATCCCTCTCTCCACCTAGGCAAGTGATCTCAGTCCAGAAGAGAAGAGCTGGGCACCTCTGGGCTGAGGAGCTTGCTGTGCCGCTGTGTGTGGAAGCTCAGTCTCACAGAGAGTTGCTTGGACCTGCAGGGCTATATGCCCTGAACGCATCTGCTGCTCCCCTTGAAAGGCAGACAGCACCTGGGGAAGCCCCCCATTAGACATCTGGGCCACTTCACCCCACTGTGTCCTCAGAGTGGGACTAGCCCCTCGGCTCAGCAAGAGTTCCATAGTAGGACTGTGGCCATATTCTGCAGCAAGGTGCAGGGGGGTCTTGTGGAGCCAGCCAGCAGCATTGACCTGTGCACCCCTGTCCAGGAGATGGCTGGCAACCTCCATGTGGCCTCCCAGAGCTGCATAGTGCAGGGGTGTGAGGCCCAGTGAGTCCTGAGCATCTACCTCAGTTCCCCAGGCCACCAACAGCTGGACAGCAGACAGATGCCCACCAGCAGCAGCCCTGTGAAGTGCAATGCGGCCATGCCTGTCCCTGATGCTTGGGTCTGCCCCATGGCCCAGTAGCAGCTCAATGTCCtagaaaggaggagaggggaaggcatGAGTAGGCCTTGACACAAGTGGGTGAGAGGCTGGGACCTGGAGACATTTGCCTGGCCCTAACCTGTTCTGACCTTCTGTTTGGTCAATAAGCCAGAACCTAAGGCAGCCTGCAGCCCTTCTGCTTGGAGACTTCCACTTTCCCCAAATGGCTGAGATCATATCCAGACTCTGCAGTGCCTCCTGTCCTCCTCTGGTGCCTAGGAGCTAGCTGGTCTCAACTGCAGACCAGGTACTAGATAAATGTTTGTTGCTGTCGGCCACCAGAAAGAAGTAGCAATGCAAGCCAGGGTCTCCAGGGCCTCCACGAGATGGCAAGATTATAGGAGGAGAGGCACAGCCAGGACGGCTCTCAGTGATTACACCCTGGTGCCTCTCTCCTGcgctctctcctcctccacctgcccAGCCTCCGTGTCCGCCTGGCCCCACCCCGCGGTGAGGGGAGTGCGGCCTGGAGCTTCACCCCCCTCACCGCCCCCCCCCAGGCACCAGGCTATTGCCTGGGAAAGCAGGACTCACCTGTTGGCGGCCCAAGCCGGCCGCCAAGCCGAGCGCGGTGACCCCGGAGGAGCCGTCGGGGGCGTCCACCTGCGCCCCGCATGCCATGAGGAGGCGCAGCGCCGCTTGGCGCCCGGCCACAGCCGCCACCAACAGGGCACCGTCCAGGTCGGCGCCCCCGCCTGCCGCCAGCAGCTCGAGTACCGGCAGCCTCCCGCCGGCGGCCGCCCAGTGCACTGCGGTCCAGCCAAAAGCGTCAGTTGCCTCGGGGCCCAAACCCGGAGCTGCCAGTAGGCGCGCGGTCAGCAACGTGTGGCCCAGTGCCGCGGCCCAGTGCAGCGGCGTGAGGCCCTCCCCGGAGCGTGCAGCCACCGGGGCCCCTCGCCGCAGCAGCAGCTCGGCCACCCGCGAGTGCCCTTGCCAGGCGGCATCATGCAGCGGCGTGTGCCCCGCGCAGTCCGCTGCGTCCACTGGGGCCCCGCGCTGCAGCAAGAGGCGCACCAGGGGCGCGTGGCCACGCAGCACAGCCAGGTGGAGAGGGGTCCTTCCAAAGCGGTCCCTGCAATGAAGTAAAGGTGTCCAGGGCGCCGGCAGTCTGCTGACCAGACCCTATCCTGCCCCTCCCCAAGAAGGAATCCCCGTCAGTCCCAGAGCTTACTTCTCTTCCACGCTGGCCCCTTGCCTCAGGAGCTTCATCACCAAGGCGGCAGGACCATGCCACACAGCCTGGAGCAGGTTCCCCTGGCTCTGGGGGGCACTGGGCCCCTTTGTCGTGGCTTCTCGGGCCTCCGAGCTTAGTTCTATCCACCGCAATTCCTGCTCTGCAGCCTCCGCCCCGTCCTGCTCCATAGGCTCAGGCCTGCTGGAATCCACCTGGGGAGAGTATTCACCTTGGAGGCTCTGCCTTGTGGGCCCAGGTGTCCCATgccaaggtggaggcacccacgcACACACCTTCGCCATGGAAACCCAGCCTTCTGACTTTGAGTTACCCCCAGGGAGAGTTTCCCCAGGGGCTCTGTCCTCTGGCTGGGGGGTCACCTCCATGCTGCTTCTAGCCCAGTATCAGCCTAGTGACTGTCCTCACAAGACTCCTTCTGCAGGCTGTTGTGGGAGTTTCACCTGAGAGGCCAGGGGAGAAGAGGAAGCTCCTACTTCTTCCTGGGCCAGGCTGGAGCCACTGGCACGTTTACCCAGTAATCTAAGGAGAAACCTGCTGGCCTGgctgcagcccctgcccagcACCCTTACCCCCTGCAGACTGCCTGCCAGGAACCAAGACCAGGGCAGTCTGGGAAGCGCAAACAGGAACATGCTCCTGGGTGacgttccccccccccccacctgcaCAAGGAGCATGGCCTCTGATGTGCCTGGACTTGCCCCCAGTCACCTTTGCTCTGACCCTACCCCTGCTCCTGTTCCTACTGGCTAAAAGGACCTGAGGATGGAGCCACCTCTCCTGAGTTGGGTCAGAGCTGGGGAAGAGTTCAAGGTGCGGTTCTTGTTCACCACTGACACCTGGACAGAGAGTGGCCTGGGGTGATAGGGAGGCAAACCCCTGGGGAGCAGGTTGAGTGGGGTCAATGAAAGTCATGGAAGGCAGACACCTGGGCAAGAGAGGATGAAAGTGGGTGGGGAGTATTTCTGGCACAGGAGCTGCTAAACACCTTGTCTTGGGTGGAAAGTGATCCTGCCAGAGCACAATCTTCAGGGGGGTATCCTGACTCTGGGTGCTGGGGTCGGGGGGCAGGCTGGTCACTTGCCCAGAGCTAGGCAGGGGAAGCTGGCCCTGTGTCCAGGAAGACTAACTCTGGTGGCAGGTTCTGCATTTCTCCCCCACAGAGACTTGTGCTGGCCAACAGGAGACAGCCCAACTCTGGAGCTGCCCATTACACCCACCCCCATTACCCCCAAGCTGCCAAGGATGAGGTGTTTGGAGGGTTGTACCCTGGCCCCTCCCTAGCGGGCAGCCCTTCCAGGTGCCCCAAGGCAAAAAGTAAGGGGCCCCTTCCCACCCCTAACCTACCTGGATCCTCCCCTGGGGACCTCATCAGTCCACTCAgctgtcccctccacccccataACACCTGGAGCCTGACCCTGGAGCTGAAGCAGTCTCTGTCTTCAACCCTGTCctattttctttttggcactTATCACAACACAAAGGTCTaagttctatttatttcattttattttatggtaccaggggattgaatccaggggcagttaaccactgagccccatccacagcccttattatattttattttgagacaggatctcagtaagttgcttagggccttgcaaaattgctgaggccagctttgaacttgtgatcctcctgcctcaccctcccaagcagtggggattacaggtgtgtgccaccatgcctggatatttatttcatttaatgactTGCCTTCCTCTTCTAGGATGGACAATCCATGAGGGCATACCCCAGCAGGCTGGCCAGCAAAGAAGCAGTGAGCTCTGGACTTATGTGAACACCCAAAGCAAGAGAAGCTTTGGTCTCAGCATCAGCCCCATGGCCTTTGTCCCCCAGGAGGACCCAAAATTGAGAGGGATAAGGGCACTTGTGCTAAGGAGTCACCTGCATGGTGCAGTTGTCCCTGGGGATCAATGGAAAGACCCACACCTCATCATAGTAAGGGAGGATGTAGAACTGCCTGTGCCAGCCTCCCAGAAGGAGGCAGGTGAGGCAGTGGGCCTCATGGGGCTCCCTGGACAGCCTGCCTTCCCCAGCTCTGCCCAGGCCTAGGTGGATTGGGTTTGCCTTGCCTCTGGGTCCAGGCAAGGCTGCCAGGATGCCAGCTCAGGCTCACCTCTGGGAGGCAGGCCTTTGAAGCCCAGAGCCAAGAGCAGTTCTTGGCACCAaactgtggtttgaatgtgtccttcAAAAGTGCATGTGTTGGACACTTAATTCCCAGTTATATgttgatggcatttgcaggtggggcctttgggagctAATTAGGATCAGTTGAGGTCATGAGGGAAGGGCCTCCATGATCGCATTAATGGCTTTGTGAGAGAGTGGGCTGGGGAagtggatcagtggtaaagcattttcctggcatgtgtgaggccctggatttgtattcccagcactggagaagaaggaggaggaggagaggaggaagaaggggaagaagggaaagaagagcaagaagaggaaaaagaggaggaggaggaggggaggaggagaaggaggaggaggaggaggaggaggggaggggaggaggaggagaggaggaggaggaggggaggaggaggatgggaggaggagggggggaggaggaggaggaggaggaggggaggaggaggatgggaggaggaggaggggaggaggaggatgggaggaggaggaggggaggaggaggatgggaggaggaggggggaggaggaggaggaggggaggaggaggaggaggggaggaggaggaggggaggaggaggaggaggggaggaggaggatgggaggaggagggggggaggaggaggggaggaggaggaggaggaggaggatgggaggaggagggggaggaggaggaggaggaggaggaggagggaaggaggaggaggaggaagaagaagaaaggaagaagaagaagaagaagaagaagaagaggaggaggaggaggaggagggagagagagagagagagagagagagagagacctgacCTATCAGGCTTGCTCTGTCATTGCCATGAATGAAGTAACATAAGGCCCTGGCCACATGCCAGCACCATGCTCCTAAAGTTCCCAGCCTCTAGATCTATGAGCCAAATAAATaccttttctttacaaattaccagtctgtggtattttgttatagcaacagaaaaatggCCTTCATCACACAGCAGCAATTCAGTGTTGATTGAAGGAAGAACGGCCTTGAAGAGAAGATGAACTCATTAGAGAGATGCTCTgccagctggggatgtagctcactggcagaggGTTTGCCCAGCAAGAGTTGTTTTGCAACATTTTTACCCCAAAGTCACTACTGGAATATACAAACAGCCACTATCACATCGTGTGGTGTGCCAGCGGAACAATTGAGTTCCTTGTGTGTTGGGGCAGGGGAGGCTCAGCTGTCCTAATGGGAGCATGTCACATGCTCTCTGTTGTTGATGTCATACCCCTACCCCTTTGAGTTGAAGGAAGCTGGCTAGCTGGAGAGGGCTGAAAAGTGTTAGAAGGAAACTTAGGAATGAAAAGCCCCCCATGGGAAAAGGTGTCAGGTCAGTGTGTGCTAGAACTGCACATTGTGTAAGACTGGTGAGTGTTAAGGTACTTTACTAATATCAGGGGCAATCCAGTAAGGCTTTCAGCGGAACTGGAGACACTCTTCTTCCCCCTTGCAATAAGAGAACATGTATTCCCATCATCTGAAAATCTGTGTTAGACCCACTTTCAGGATGGATTGGACTCACACATACAGGATGCTCGATATCTTAGCTggtgtttactgagcacctactgtgtgccaggtctCACATTGAGCACTTTCCAGGCACGCTTCATGACCTGCCCTACAAAGTAG
This genomic interval from Urocitellus parryii isolate mUroPar1 chromosome 11, mUroPar1.hap1, whole genome shotgun sequence contains the following:
- the Ankrd65 gene encoding ankyrin repeat domain-containing protein 65, with the translated sequence MAKVDSSRPEPMEQDGAEAAEQELRWIELSSEAREATTKGPSAPQSQGNLLQAVWHGPAALVMKLLRQGASVEEKDRFGRTPLHLAVLRGHAPLVRLLLQRGAPVDAADCAGHTPLHDAAWQGHSRVAELLLRRGAPVAARSGEGLTPLHWAAALGHTLLTARLLAAPGLGPEATDAFGWTAVHWAAAGGRLPVLELLAAGGGADLDGALLVAAVAGRQAALRLLMACGAQVDAPDGSSGVTALGLAAGLGRQQDIELLLGHGADPSIRDRHGRIALHRAAAGGHLSAVQLLVAWGTEVDAQDSLGLTPLHYAALGGHMEVASHLLDRGAQVNAAGWLHKTPLHLAAEYGHSPTMELLLSRGASPTLRTQWGEVAQMSNGGLPQVLSAFQGEQQMRSGHIALQVQATLWAFLGLGSGFGGAG